A single genomic interval of Saccharothrix saharensis harbors:
- a CDS encoding AfsR/SARP family transcriptional regulator, translated as METEFKVLGPLEVWHGGRQVALPTGKARVLPATLPLRAGDVVPTGVLVDRLWDGRSANPGRARATLRLGDTHAPAGDHAAAREAWQAAPAIPEEPGHGNVAALRAEAAGLP; from the coding sequence GTGGAGACCGAGTTCAAGGTGCTCGGGCCCCTTGAGGTCTGGCACGGTGGCAGGCAGGTGGCGTTGCCGACGGGCAAGGCGCGCGTGCTGCCGGCGACTCTGCCGCTCCGCGCGGGTGACGTGGTGCCGACCGGTGTGCTGGTGGACCGGCTGTGGGACGGCAGGTCGGCGAACCCCGGCCGCGCCAGGGCGACGTTGCGACTGGGCGACACGCACGCGCCGGCGGGCGACCACGCCGCGGCGCGCGAGGCGTGGCAGGCGGCGCCGGCGATCCCGGAGGAGCCGGGGCACGGCAACGTGGCGGCGTTGCGGGCGGAAGCGGCCGGTCTGCCGTGA
- a CDS encoding AfsR/SARP family transcriptional regulator — MTGPVTRFAVLGPLEVWRGDEPVVVPAGRGRALLAALLLRAGQVVTVDELVERLWDGDRPNPQRSRATLHMVVARLRQALGDPTVVRTVTHGYVADVAPGALDLHEFRDLAARGRFAEALALWRGTPLSDVRSDVLHAEEVAPLLEERLTVLERRIDVDLEEGRAAELVPELRALTREHPLRERFWAMLVHALHRSGRTAEALAAYQEVRVLLAEELGVEPGEQLREAHRLALGAVPEPPGRVAAPRQLPADVRSFTGRRDEVAALDRLAAHARAATAVAITGMGGLGKTALAVHWAHRVAADFPDGQLMVNLRGYDQEFPPLTPEQALTQLLGALGVPAERVPAALDEQVALYRSVLADRRILVVLDNVADVAQVRPLLPPGAGNFAVLTGRNDLRGLVALDDAVLVRLNGLAPAEAVDLLRRVLGPDRVDAEPDAIAELVDLCAGLPLALRVAAATLAGEPRGVADYVTALQAGDGLSELEIPGDPASAVHSTFFLSYRALTPAAQRLFRLFGVAPCRDHTVETAAALAGMGLDEARRVLGELLRAHLLEQPRAGRFVLHDLLRLHAESTARSEGSAAEHDLAVTRLLDFYLHNIDRADRVIRPTRTELPLTPVDGAVPLLAFADQAEAVAWIDGEMPNLRLVIPYAGEHGRHEHAWQIPTALWGYLYRNYVWTEWRGFTEVALASARRLGNRFAEAVALHTLGGITRNMRPEEALDHLHQALAIREEIGHVHGMAASCLELAGAYESFGRHDEAVRFGERAVQLWAGSGNEPALAIALNNHAGTLSAAGRHEQALEVCLRAVELYRRLPGRLAPAVVEETLAQVLIGLGRLTDAAATYQRIFARGVGELNSLSAMRTHLNYADLLLRLGDPGTARVHLTHALELCVKAGFPQEAEIRARLAGGE, encoded by the coding sequence GTGACCGGGCCGGTGACCCGCTTCGCCGTCCTCGGGCCGCTGGAGGTGTGGCGCGGTGACGAGCCGGTGGTGGTGCCCGCCGGCCGGGGCCGCGCGCTGCTGGCCGCGTTGCTGCTGCGGGCGGGCCAGGTGGTGACGGTCGACGAGCTGGTCGAGCGGCTGTGGGACGGCGACCGGCCCAACCCGCAGCGGAGCAGGGCGACGCTGCACATGGTGGTCGCCCGGCTGCGGCAGGCGCTGGGCGATCCGACCGTGGTGCGCACGGTCACGCACGGCTACGTGGCCGACGTCGCGCCCGGCGCGCTGGACCTGCACGAGTTCCGCGACCTGGCGGCGCGGGGCCGGTTCGCCGAGGCGCTGGCGCTGTGGCGCGGCACGCCGTTGTCGGACGTGCGGTCGGACGTGCTGCACGCCGAGGAGGTCGCGCCGCTGCTGGAGGAGCGGCTGACCGTCCTGGAACGGCGCATCGACGTCGACCTGGAGGAGGGCCGGGCCGCCGAGCTGGTGCCGGAGCTGCGTGCGCTGACCCGGGAGCACCCGTTGCGGGAGCGGTTCTGGGCGATGCTCGTGCACGCCCTGCACCGGTCGGGGCGCACGGCCGAGGCGTTGGCGGCGTACCAGGAGGTGCGCGTGCTGCTGGCCGAGGAGCTGGGCGTGGAGCCGGGCGAGCAGTTGCGGGAGGCGCACCGGCTGGCCCTGGGCGCGGTGCCGGAGCCGCCCGGCCGGGTGGCCGCGCCCCGGCAGTTGCCCGCCGACGTGCGCAGCTTCACGGGCCGGCGGGACGAGGTGGCCGCGCTGGACCGGTTGGCGGCGCACGCGCGGGCGGCCACCGCGGTCGCGATCACCGGCATGGGCGGGCTGGGCAAGACGGCGCTGGCGGTGCACTGGGCGCACCGGGTGGCGGCCGACTTCCCGGACGGGCAGTTGATGGTCAACCTGCGCGGCTACGACCAGGAGTTCCCGCCGCTGACGCCGGAACAGGCGTTGACCCAGTTGCTCGGCGCGCTCGGCGTGCCCGCGGAACGGGTGCCCGCGGCCCTGGACGAGCAGGTCGCGCTGTACCGGTCGGTGCTGGCCGACCGGCGGATCCTGGTCGTGCTGGACAACGTCGCCGACGTGGCGCAGGTGCGGCCGCTGCTGCCGCCGGGCGCGGGCAACTTCGCCGTGCTGACCGGCCGCAACGACCTGCGCGGCCTGGTGGCGCTGGACGACGCCGTGCTGGTGCGGCTGAACGGGTTGGCGCCGGCCGAGGCGGTGGACCTGCTGCGCCGCGTCCTCGGCCCGGACCGGGTGGACGCGGAGCCGGACGCGATCGCCGAGCTGGTGGACCTGTGCGCGGGGCTGCCGCTGGCGCTGCGGGTGGCGGCGGCGACGCTGGCGGGCGAGCCGCGCGGCGTGGCCGACTACGTGACCGCGTTGCAGGCCGGTGACGGCCTCTCCGAGCTGGAGATCCCCGGCGACCCGGCGTCCGCGGTGCACAGCACGTTCTTCCTGTCGTACCGCGCGTTGACGCCGGCCGCGCAGCGGTTGTTCCGGCTGTTCGGCGTGGCGCCGTGCCGCGACCACACCGTCGAGACCGCCGCCGCGCTGGCCGGGATGGGCCTCGACGAGGCCAGGCGGGTGCTGGGCGAGCTGCTCCGCGCGCACCTGCTGGAACAGCCGCGGGCGGGCCGGTTCGTGCTGCACGACCTGCTGCGGCTGCACGCGGAGAGCACCGCGCGCAGCGAGGGGTCCGCGGCGGAGCACGACCTCGCCGTCACCCGGTTGTTGGACTTCTACCTGCACAACATCGATCGCGCGGACCGGGTGATCCGGCCGACCCGCACCGAGCTGCCGCTGACCCCGGTCGACGGCGCCGTGCCGCTGCTGGCGTTCGCCGACCAGGCGGAGGCGGTGGCCTGGATCGACGGCGAGATGCCGAACCTGCGGCTGGTGATCCCGTACGCGGGCGAGCACGGCAGGCACGAGCACGCGTGGCAGATCCCGACCGCGCTGTGGGGCTACCTGTACCGCAACTACGTCTGGACCGAGTGGCGGGGGTTCACCGAGGTCGCGCTGGCGTCCGCGCGCCGGCTGGGCAACCGGTTCGCCGAGGCGGTGGCCCTGCACACGCTCGGCGGCATCACCCGCAACATGCGGCCCGAGGAGGCGCTGGACCACCTGCACCAGGCGTTGGCGATCCGGGAGGAGATCGGCCACGTGCACGGCATGGCGGCAAGCTGCCTGGAGCTCGCGGGCGCCTACGAGTCGTTCGGCCGGCACGACGAGGCCGTCCGGTTCGGCGAGCGGGCGGTGCAGCTGTGGGCCGGGTCGGGCAACGAGCCCGCGCTGGCGATCGCGTTGAACAACCACGCCGGGACGTTGAGCGCGGCCGGTCGCCACGAGCAGGCGCTGGAGGTGTGCCTGCGGGCCGTGGAGCTGTACCGGCGGCTGCCCGGCCGGTTGGCGCCGGCCGTGGTGGAGGAGACGTTGGCGCAGGTCCTGATCGGTCTCGGGCGGTTGACCGACGCGGCGGCGACCTACCAGCGGATCTTCGCGCGGGGCGTCGGCGAGTTGAACAGCCTGTCCGCCATGCGGACCCACCTGAACTACGCGGACCTGCTGCTGCGCCTGGGCGACCCGGGCACCGCCCGCGTGCACCTGACCCACGCCCTGGAGCTGTGCGTCAAGGCGGGTTTCCCGCAGGAGGCCGAGATCCGGGCGCGGCTGGCCGGAGGGGAGTGA
- a CDS encoding AfsR/SARP family transcriptional regulator translates to MLLATLLLRANRPVAVDDLVERLWDGDPPDPRRARATLQMAVTRLRQALGEANVERTAGNGDLADVPPGALNAVGWFHTEAASLRGEIDHLSS, encoded by the coding sequence GTGCTGCTGGCGACGTTGCTGCTGCGCGCCAACCGGCCGGTGGCGGTGGACGACCTGGTCGAGCGGCTGTGGGACGGCGACCCGCCCGACCCGCGCCGGGCCAGGGCCACGTTGCAGATGGCGGTGACGCGGCTGCGGCAGGCGCTGGGCGAGGCGAACGTGGAGCGCACGGCCGGGAACGGCGACCTCGCCGACGTCCCGCCCGGCGCGCTGAACGCGGTCGGCTGGTTCCACACCGAGGCGGCGTCGCTGCGCGGGGAGATCGACCACCTGTCGTCGTGA
- a CDS encoding AfsR/SARP family transcriptional regulator: MIEFAVLGPLRVRVDGRDVPVPAGAGRTLLAALLLRADEVVPADLLVDWLWDGAPPNPERAKATLHMAVTRLRRALGEANVIRTAIGGYVAEVPPDSLDLHRYRALAGRGEHAEALALWRGDPLPDVRSDLLHRDEVAPLLEHRLGVLEQRLDGDIEAGRAAQVVEELRVLTRRHPVRERFWAQLVLALHRSQRQAEALTTYQEVRALLVEEIGVEPGPVLREVHRLVLAESATPARDARPPRQLPVRPRVFVGRHRALRELDAAASGSAVVISAISGTAGIGKTALAVHWAHEVAARFPDGQLYVNLRGYDPSGQPMPAEDALRGFLEALDVPPSRIPPTAQGQASLYRSLLAGRRVLVVLDNARDADQVRPLLPGTPGCLVLVTSRDRLTGLVVREGARPVRLDLLDRDEAVALLEAGVGRSRSTAEPEAVDQLVARCAGLPLALAVVAARTAGAPSAPLRAFADELAADRTRLDALDTGDRLTSVRDVFSWSYRYLSDDAALVFRLLGLHPGPDISPAAAASLAALPLTTTRRALAELARAHLVAEQVPGRYSLHDLLRGYARDQAAEEHAPAELREAGTRLLDHFVRTAEQADKTLYPERKPVDPPPARPGVRPEHVESHAAALAWYGTEFRTLLAVAAHAAEHASDARAWLIPECTATYFHSSGHWPEWLDACRQALGAARRLGDVRGQAAMHRGLGRAATLLHRWGEAREHLGTARRLFHDLGDRVSEAYVLVNLSGIQETGNRSTEALPLQLAALELFRELGHAHGQARALTASSWSYHLIGRHEEAVRHATDAVRWYERLTDLPGHAAAFGTLGLAYRELGRLDDALTMIRESLDLFVESGDRYYEAGVWRDLAETHRRLGDREEARAAVRAALTIFEELRHPLADEVRRELEELG, from the coding sequence GTGATCGAGTTCGCCGTGCTCGGTCCGCTGCGCGTGCGGGTCGACGGCCGGGACGTGCCGGTGCCCGCCGGCGCCGGGCGCACCCTGCTCGCCGCCCTGCTGCTGCGGGCCGACGAGGTCGTGCCCGCGGACCTGCTGGTCGACTGGCTGTGGGACGGGGCGCCGCCCAACCCGGAGCGCGCCAAGGCGACGTTGCACATGGCGGTGACCCGACTGCGCCGGGCGCTGGGCGAGGCGAACGTGATCCGCACCGCCATCGGCGGTTACGTCGCCGAGGTGCCGCCCGACAGCCTCGACCTGCACCGCTACCGCGCGTTGGCCGGGCGGGGCGAGCACGCCGAGGCGCTGGCCCTGTGGCGCGGTGACCCGCTGCCGGACGTGCGGTCCGACCTGCTGCACCGCGACGAGGTCGCGCCCCTGCTGGAGCACCGCCTCGGCGTGCTCGAACAACGCCTCGACGGCGACATCGAGGCCGGTCGGGCCGCGCAGGTCGTGGAGGAGCTGCGGGTGCTGACCCGGCGGCACCCGGTGCGGGAGCGCTTCTGGGCCCAGCTGGTGCTGGCGCTGCACCGGTCGCAACGGCAAGCGGAGGCGTTGACCACCTACCAGGAGGTGCGCGCGCTCCTCGTCGAGGAGATCGGGGTGGAGCCGGGACCGGTGTTGCGCGAGGTCCACCGGCTGGTCCTGGCCGAGTCGGCCACGCCGGCGCGCGATGCCCGCCCGCCGCGCCAGTTGCCGGTCCGGCCGCGGGTCTTCGTCGGACGGCACCGCGCCCTGCGCGAGCTGGACGCCGCCGCGTCCGGTTCGGCCGTGGTGATCTCGGCGATCAGCGGCACGGCCGGCATCGGGAAGACCGCGCTGGCCGTGCACTGGGCGCACGAGGTCGCGGCGCGGTTCCCGGACGGCCAGCTGTACGTGAACCTGCGCGGCTACGACCCGTCCGGGCAGCCGATGCCGGCCGAGGACGCGCTGCGCGGGTTCCTCGAAGCGCTGGACGTGCCGCCGTCCCGGATCCCGCCGACGGCGCAGGGGCAGGCGTCGCTGTACCGCAGCCTGCTCGCGGGCCGGAGGGTCCTGGTGGTGCTGGACAACGCCCGTGACGCGGACCAGGTGCGGCCCCTGCTGCCCGGCACGCCCGGCTGCCTGGTGCTGGTCACCAGCCGCGACCGGCTCACGGGCCTGGTCGTGCGGGAAGGCGCCCGGCCCGTGCGGCTGGACCTGCTCGACCGCGACGAGGCCGTGGCGCTGCTGGAGGCCGGTGTGGGCCGGTCGCGGTCGACCGCCGAGCCGGAGGCGGTGGACCAGCTCGTCGCCCGGTGCGCGGGCCTGCCGCTGGCCCTGGCGGTGGTGGCGGCCCGCACGGCGGGCGCGCCCTCCGCGCCGTTGCGCGCGTTCGCCGACGAACTGGCGGCCGACCGCACGCGGCTGGACGCGCTGGACACCGGTGACCGGCTCACGTCGGTGCGCGACGTCTTCTCCTGGTCCTACCGGTACCTGAGCGACGACGCCGCCCTCGTGTTCCGGCTGCTCGGCCTGCACCCGGGCCCGGACATCTCGCCGGCCGCCGCGGCGAGCCTGGCCGCCCTGCCCCTCACCACGACCCGCCGCGCGCTCGCGGAGCTGGCGCGGGCGCACCTGGTCGCCGAGCAGGTCCCTGGCCGGTACTCGCTGCACGACCTGCTGCGCGGCTACGCCCGCGACCAGGCCGCCGAGGAGCACGCGCCGGCGGAGCTCCGCGAGGCCGGCACCCGCCTGCTCGACCACTTCGTGCGGACCGCCGAGCAGGCCGACAAGACGCTCTACCCGGAGCGCAAGCCGGTGGACCCGCCCCCGGCGCGGCCGGGCGTCCGGCCCGAGCACGTCGAGTCGCACGCCGCCGCGCTCGCCTGGTACGGCACCGAGTTCCGGACGTTGCTGGCGGTGGCGGCCCACGCGGCCGAGCACGCGTCGGACGCGCGGGCCTGGCTGATCCCCGAGTGCACCGCGACGTACTTCCACTCCAGCGGGCACTGGCCGGAGTGGCTGGACGCGTGCCGGCAGGCGTTGGGCGCGGCGCGACGGCTCGGCGACGTCCGGGGGCAGGCGGCCATGCACCGCGGCCTGGGCCGGGCGGCCACCCTGCTGCACCGGTGGGGCGAGGCCAGGGAGCACCTCGGCACGGCCCGCCGGCTGTTCCACGACCTCGGCGACCGCGTGTCCGAGGCTTACGTGCTGGTGAACCTCAGCGGCATCCAGGAGACGGGCAACAGGTCCACCGAGGCGCTGCCGCTGCAACTGGCCGCGCTGGAGCTGTTCCGGGAGCTCGGCCACGCGCACGGGCAGGCGCGGGCGCTCACCGCGAGTTCCTGGAGCTACCACCTGATCGGCAGGCACGAGGAGGCGGTCCGGCACGCCACGGACGCGGTCCGGTGGTACGAGCGGCTGACCGACCTGCCCGGGCACGCGGCGGCGTTCGGCACCCTGGGACTCGCCTACCGCGAGCTGGGACGGCTGGACGACGCGCTGACCATGATCCGCGAGAGCCTGGACCTCTTCGTGGAGTCCGGCGACCGCTACTACGAGGCCGGGGTGTGGCGCGACCTCGCCGAAACCCACCGGCGCCTGGGTGACCGGGAAGAGGCACGTGCCGCCGTCCGCGCGGCGCTGACGATCTTCGAGGAGCTCCGGCACCCGCTCGCCGACGAGGTGCGGCGCGAACTGGAAGAACTGGGTTGA
- a CDS encoding AfsR/SARP family transcriptional regulator: MGDGTTFRVLGPLEVWRGDVPVPVPAGRARLLLAVLLLRANRPVAVDELVDRLWDGGASNPDRARATLQMVVRRLRQALGEANVVRTVTNGYLAEVPAGALDLHRFRALVTDERFAEALALWRGDPLSDVLRPEEVAPLVEERLAVLERRVEADLEAGRAAELVPELRALTREHPLRERFWAALVPALHRSGRTAEALAAYQEVRTLLADELGVDPGERLRDAYQEVLGAGVGPRGRPIAPRQLPADVRSFTGRHGEIAELDRVAADARVVAITGMGGLGKTALAVHWAHRAAAAFPDGQLVVNLRGYDHDLRPLTPGQALTHLLGGLGVAPERIPLGLDDQVALYRSVVADRRTLVVLDNAADVAQVRPLLPPGGGNFTVITGRDDLRGLVALDDAVLVRLNGLAPAEAVDLLRRILGPDRVDAEPEAVADLVRVCAGLPLALRVAAATLTVEPGGVADYVAALRSGDRLAELEIPGDLPAAVRSTFNLSYRKLTPTAQRLFRLLGVTPCRDFTAESAAALTGVRPDEVRSTLGELLRAHLLEQHRPGRYALHDLLRLHAEGRARTDETGPERDRAVDRLLDFYLHNVDRADRVLRKSRTELPLTPLTDAVPLVAFPDRRRAVGWVDDEFPNLRVLVGFARERGRLEHAWQLPTGLWGYLYLSSVWAEWSTLTRIALDSARLLGNRFAEAVALHTLGSIHRNTLRGEEAVPLLRQALEIREEIGHGHGIAVTLTELASAYQALGRYDLSVEHGRRAAERRAEQGDLAGLVVTLNNYAGTLLLAGDPEQALEVCLRAVALSERMPDQPDFGAVKDTLAQILAKLGRLREAADTYREILAHGTEAWSGLNVVRLHANYADLLLSTGDRDAARTHLVRALDLSVERGLPHEADLRARLAALGVGADEAGEPRGRA; this comes from the coding sequence GTGGGGGACGGGACGACCTTCCGGGTGCTCGGTCCGCTGGAGGTGTGGCGCGGTGACGTGCCCGTGCCGGTTCCGGCGGGGCGGGCGCGGTTGTTGTTGGCGGTGTTGCTGTTGCGGGCGAACCGGCCGGTGGCGGTGGACGAGTTGGTGGACCGGTTGTGGGACGGTGGTGCGTCGAACCCGGACCGGGCCAGGGCGACGTTGCAGATGGTGGTGCGGCGGCTGCGGCAGGCGCTGGGTGAGGCGAACGTGGTGCGCACGGTCACGAACGGCTACCTGGCCGAGGTGCCCGCGGGTGCGTTGGACCTGCACCGGTTCCGCGCGTTGGTGACCGACGAGCGGTTCGCCGAGGCGTTGGCGCTGTGGCGGGGTGACCCGCTGTCCGACGTGCTGCGTCCCGAGGAGGTCGCGCCGCTGGTGGAGGAGCGGTTGGCCGTCCTGGAACGGCGGGTCGAGGCGGACCTGGAGGCGGGCCGGGCCGCCGAGCTGGTGCCGGAGCTGCGCGCCTTGACGCGGGAGCACCCGTTGCGCGAGCGGTTCTGGGCCGCGTTGGTGCCCGCCCTGCACCGGTCGGGGCGCACGGCCGAGGCGTTGGCCGCGTACCAGGAGGTGCGCACGCTGCTCGCCGACGAGCTGGGCGTGGACCCCGGTGAACGGCTGCGTGACGCGTACCAGGAGGTCCTGGGCGCGGGGGTCGGGCCGCGCGGCCGGCCGATCGCGCCCCGGCAGCTCCCGGCGGACGTGCGCAGCTTCACCGGGCGGCACGGGGAGATCGCGGAGCTGGACCGGGTGGCGGCGGACGCGCGGGTGGTCGCGATCACCGGCATGGGCGGGCTGGGCAAGACGGCGCTGGCCGTGCACTGGGCGCACCGCGCGGCCGCGGCCTTCCCCGACGGGCAGCTGGTGGTCAACCTGCGCGGCTACGACCACGACCTCCGGCCGCTCACGCCCGGTCAGGCGTTGACCCACCTGCTCGGCGGGCTGGGCGTGGCGCCGGAACGCATCCCCCTCGGGCTGGACGACCAGGTCGCGCTGTACCGGTCGGTGGTCGCCGACCGGCGCACCCTGGTCGTGCTGGACAACGCCGCCGACGTGGCGCAGGTGCGGCCGCTGCTGCCGCCCGGCGGCGGGAACTTCACCGTGATCACCGGCCGGGACGACCTGCGCGGCCTGGTCGCGCTGGACGACGCCGTGCTGGTCCGGCTGAACGGGCTCGCCCCGGCGGAGGCGGTGGACCTGCTGCGCCGCATCCTGGGCCCGGACCGGGTGGACGCCGAACCGGAAGCGGTCGCCGACCTGGTGCGGGTGTGCGCGGGGCTGCCGCTGGCGCTGCGGGTGGCCGCCGCGACCCTGACCGTCGAGCCGGGCGGCGTCGCCGACTACGTGGCCGCGCTGCGGTCGGGTGACCGGCTCGCCGAGCTGGAGATCCCCGGAGACCTGCCCGCCGCGGTCCGCTCGACGTTCAACCTGTCGTACCGGAAGCTGACGCCGACCGCGCAGCGGCTGTTCCGGCTGCTCGGCGTGACGCCGTGCCGCGACTTCACCGCCGAGTCCGCCGCGGCGCTGACCGGCGTCCGGCCGGACGAGGTGCGGTCGACGCTGGGCGAGCTGCTCCGCGCGCACCTGCTGGAACAGCACCGCCCGGGCCGGTACGCGCTGCACGACCTGCTGCGGCTGCACGCCGAGGGCCGCGCCCGGACCGACGAGACCGGGCCCGAGCGGGACCGGGCCGTGGACCGGTTGCTCGACTTCTACCTGCACAACGTCGACCGGGCGGACCGGGTGCTGCGCAAGAGCCGCACCGAGCTGCCGCTGACCCCGCTGACCGACGCCGTGCCGCTGGTGGCCTTCCCCGACCGCCGGCGCGCCGTGGGCTGGGTGGACGACGAGTTCCCGAACCTGCGGGTGCTGGTCGGGTTCGCGCGGGAGCGGGGCAGGCTGGAGCACGCCTGGCAGCTGCCCACCGGTCTGTGGGGCTACCTGTACCTGTCGTCGGTCTGGGCCGAGTGGTCGACGTTGACCCGGATCGCGCTGGACTCGGCGCGCCTGCTGGGCAACCGGTTCGCCGAGGCCGTCGCGCTGCACACCCTCGGCAGCATCCACCGCAACACCCTGCGCGGCGAGGAGGCGGTGCCGCTGTTGCGCCAGGCGCTGGAGATCCGCGAGGAGATCGGGCACGGGCACGGCATCGCGGTGACCCTGACCGAGCTGGCGAGCGCGTACCAGGCGCTGGGCCGCTACGACCTGTCCGTCGAGCACGGCAGGCGCGCGGCCGAGCGGCGCGCCGAGCAGGGCGACCTGGCCGGCCTGGTCGTGACGTTGAACAACTACGCCGGGACGCTGCTGCTGGCGGGCGACCCGGAGCAGGCGCTGGAGGTGTGCCTGCGGGCGGTCGCGCTCAGCGAGCGGATGCCCGACCAGCCGGACTTCGGCGCGGTGAAGGACACCCTGGCGCAGATCCTGGCCAAGCTGGGCCGGTTGCGGGAGGCGGCGGACACGTACCGGGAGATCCTGGCGCACGGCACCGAGGCGTGGAGCGGGCTGAACGTGGTGCGCCTGCACGCCAACTACGCCGACCTGCTGCTGTCGACGGGCGACCGGGACGCGGCCCGGACCCACCTGGTCCGCGCGCTGGACCTGTCGGTCGAGCGCGGCCTGCCGCACGAAGCCGACCTGCGGGCCCGGCTCGCCGCGCTCGGGGTGGGCGCGGACGAGGCGGGGGAGCCGCGCGGTCGGGCATGA